From Microbacterium sp. LWH11-1.2, one genomic window encodes:
- a CDS encoding sugar ABC transporter permease, protein MTTATDSTRTIVTGSKTGTPPRRAGARNREQLISWAFLAPFLVAFVLFLAWPIVHGIILSFTDQSLTGAGGAFVGFANYVEALGDPKMWQSMGNTVWFTLLSTVPLVVIALVMAALVDRGIPGQWLWRLSFFMPFLLASTVISQIWVWIFNPQVGAANNILEFFGLEPLAWLQNPDTNMLSIVIATVWWTVGFNFLLYLAAMQNIPPQQYEAASLDGAGAWRQFWSITLPQLGPATVLILILQILASLKLFDQAYQMLGGVASDTTRSIVQYIYEAGFVSYRFGYSAAISYVFFALIVILGVVQALITRRRKEQF, encoded by the coding sequence ATGACGACCGCAACCGATTCCACCCGCACCATCGTCACCGGATCGAAGACCGGAACCCCGCCGCGTCGCGCCGGAGCCCGCAACCGCGAGCAGCTCATCAGCTGGGCGTTCCTCGCCCCGTTCCTGGTCGCGTTCGTCCTGTTCCTCGCCTGGCCCATCGTGCACGGCATCATCCTCAGCTTCACCGACCAGTCCCTCACCGGGGCCGGCGGCGCGTTCGTCGGCTTCGCCAACTACGTCGAGGCGCTCGGCGACCCGAAGATGTGGCAGTCGATGGGGAACACCGTGTGGTTCACGCTGCTCTCCACCGTGCCGCTCGTCGTGATCGCCCTGGTCATGGCGGCACTCGTCGACCGCGGCATTCCCGGCCAGTGGCTCTGGCGGCTGTCGTTCTTCATGCCGTTCCTGCTGGCCTCGACCGTGATCTCGCAGATCTGGGTCTGGATCTTCAACCCGCAGGTCGGCGCGGCCAACAACATCCTGGAGTTCTTCGGACTCGAGCCGCTCGCCTGGCTGCAGAACCCCGACACGAACATGCTGTCGATCGTGATCGCCACCGTGTGGTGGACGGTCGGCTTCAACTTCCTGCTGTACCTGGCGGCGATGCAGAACATCCCGCCGCAGCAGTACGAGGCCGCATCCCTCGACGGCGCCGGCGCGTGGCGGCAGTTCTGGTCGATCACGCTCCCCCAGCTGGGACCGGCGACCGTGCTGATCCTCATCCTGCAGATCCTCGCCTCGCTGAAGCTGTTCGATCAGGCGTACCAGATGCTCGGCGGGGTCGCGAGCGACACCACCCGCTCGATCGTGCAGTACATCTACGAGGCCGGATTCGTCAGCTACCGGTTCGGCTACTCGGCCGCCATCTCCTACGTGTTCTTCGCTCTCATCGTCATCCTCGGCGTCGTGCAGGCCCTCATCACGCGCCGCCGGAAGGAGCAGTTCTGA